Below is a window of Variovorax sp. TBS-050B DNA.
ACACTTCAAGAACGGCCTGGAAGCCGCGAACTAGGCCCACCCCCCGTCCCTCGCGCACTTCGTGTCGCTCGACTCCCCCCTCGAGGGGGCAACACCAGCGGCCCGGCAAAGCCGGTTCCGCGGTGTTCCGCGGATGGGTCAGGTCGCGAGTTCCGCGGTGGCTTCGCGCGCCAGCGCCATCACCTCGCGCGGCGGCCGCGTCTTGAGGCGATGGTCGCTCCACACCTGGCGCCAGCGGCGCGCGCCGGGCAGGCCGTTGCGCAGGCCCAGCATGTGGCGCGCGATCGAGGGCCACAAGGTGCCGTGCGCGGCCGCCTCGCGCTCCATGTAGTCGCACATCGCCAATTCCACGTCCTCGCGCGTGAGCGCCTGCGGCGCGCGGCACCGAAGAACTCGGCATCCCATTCGGCCAGCCACCAGGGGTTGTGGTACGCCTCGCGGCCTACCATCACGCCGTCGAGCAGCCGCAGGTGCTCGTGCACCTGGGCGTTGCTGGCGATGCCGCCGTTGAGCGCGAAGTCGAGGTGCGGAAACTCGTGCTTGAGGCGGTGCACGAGCTCGTAGCGCAACGGCGGAATCTCGCGGTTCTGCTTCGGACTCAGGCCCTGCAGCCAGGCGTTGCGCGCATGCACGATGAAGGTCCTGCAGCCGGCCTCGCTCACGATGCCGACGAAGTCGCGCACGAACTCGTAGCTCTCGATGCGGTCGATGCCGATGCGGTGCTTGACCGTGACCGGCACCGCCACCGCGTCGACCATCGCCTTCACGCAGTCGGCCACCAGCCGCGGCTCGGCCATCAGGCAGGCGCCGAAGGCGCCGCGCTGCACGCGCTCGCTCGGGCAGCCGCAGTTGATGTTGATCTCGTCGTAGCCCCACTGCTCGCCCAGCTTCGCGCAGTGTGCGAGGTCGGCCGGCTCGCTGCCGCCGAGCTGCAGCGCGACCGGATGCTCCTCGGCGTTGAAGCGCAGGTGCCGCGGCACGTCGCCATGGATCAGCGCGCCGGTCGTGACCATCTCGGTGTAGAGCAGCGCATGGCGGCTCAGCAGGCGGTGCAGGTAGCGGCAGTGGCGGTCGGTCCAGTCCATCATCGGGGCGACGGACAGCACCTTCGGTTCGAGACTCAACGCAGGGACCTCATTCGGCGGCGGGGGGTGTAGTTTCTCATGCGGGGCCTTGCCGCCGCAGGCAGCGGCACAATCGCCCGCGTGCCGCCGTCCCTTCACCGCCTGCTCGCCGGCCTTGCGCTGGCCTCCGCCCTCGCCCCCGCGCAGGCGGCCGAACCGCTGCTGCTCGTCACAGCGCCCGCGGCGCTGCAGGCGGCCGAGCAGTCCGGCGCCGGCTTCGCGCGCTGGTTCGGCGCCACGCCCGATGCCGGCGGCATCGCGAGCAACCAGGCGCTGATGCGCTCGTCGGCGGCCTGGCGCTCGGTCGCGGCGCCGATCGAGGCCAGCCTCGCGGCGATCCGGCAGCGCGATCCGAAGGCCGGCGTCGGCATCGCGAAGTACCCGCACCGGCTGTTCGATGCGCGCTGGCTCGCGAGCCCCGACGCCTTCTTCGAGCTGGTCGGCGTGGCCAACCGCATGGACCGTCGGCCGTTCCAGGACGGCGCCTGCGGCGAGACGCGGCTGGTCTACCGGCTCGCCTACCGCACGGCCGCGATGCAGTCGCGGCTGCCGATGACGCTGGCGGTCGAACTGCGCGGCGATGCGCCCGATGCCGCGGGCAGTTGCGCCGCCGCGGCGAAGCGCTGGCAGCCGCCGCGGCCGGGGATGGACGACGAGGCGCTGGGCCGCTGGCTGGTCTCGCCCGAGGGACCGCTCGCGCCGGCACGCCTCGCGCCCGGGCGCATCGCGCAGCTCACGACCAACCTGCAGAGCGTGCGCTGGCCCTCGGCGGTGCGGCCCGACCTCGGCGGCCATGCGGAATACATGCTGCGCGCCTTCCGCTGGAACAGCGGCGCCGGGCGCTTCGAGCCGGCGCCGCTCGAGAACACGCCCGACCTGGCGAAGCTCAAGGCCAGCGCGCCGCTGCGGCAGGAACTGCGTCTGTGGCTGCAGCAGCCCGCCAACCTGCGCGCGCTCGACGAAGCGACCCTGCGCATCCCGGAACGCTTCCTCGCGACCGAGGCGATCTCGGTCGCGCCGCGCGGGCTCGAGCGGTTCGCGAACCGGCCCTTCGCGCAGCTTTTCGGCGCAGGCGAATGGCAGGCCGTGCCCGGCAGCCGCACGCTGTCCTCACCCGCGGCGCTGCTGCGCCGGCTCGACGACCTGAGCTGCATGGGCTGCCACCAGAGCCGCGCGGTCGCGGGCTTCCATCTGCTCGGCGTGGACCGGCGCGGCGCCACGCGCACCTTCACCACGGGCAATGCGCTCGCGCTGCCGCACTCGCCGCACCTCGGCGACGAACTCGCGCGGCGCGGCCGCTACCTGCAGGCCGCGCTCACGACGCCGCAGCCTGATCCCTTCCGTCCGCTGGCCGAGCCCGATGCGGCCGAGGACAGCCCGCCCGAAAAGCCCACCGTCGGCGCGCGCTGCGAACCCACGCGCATCACGCGCTCGGCCAACCCCTGGCTCGACCGCGCTGAGAAGCTGCCGCGCGTGGCCTGCGAAGGCGCGAACGCGGTCTGCGAGAAGACCGCGGTCGGCTTTCCCGGCGGCATGTGCTCGGGGCCCTGCAACGCCGGCGACCCGCACGGCACCTGCGGCGGCATCGCGATCCTCAGCGACTTCAACCAATGCCTGGCCGAAAAGCGGCCCTTCGGCGACTGCCTTTCGAAACACACGCGGCCGGGCCAGCTGCGCAGCTGCTCGGCGGCGGCGCCCTGCCGCGACGACTACATCTGCGCACAGGCCGAGGGGCAACCCGAGGGCCGCGGGGCCTGCATCCCGCCCTACTTCCTGTTCCAGATGCGCGTGGACGGCCACTCCTGAGCTCCGCGCGGCTCATTCGTTCGCCGCAGGCCGCATCCACCACGCCGACAGCGCGGCCACCGCACCCAGCACCGCGACATAGGCGCCCACCGGCACGATGCTCCCGTACTTGGTCACCAGCGTGGCGGCGATGAGCGGCGCCAGCCCGCCGCCGAGCGCGGCCGCCATCTGGATGCCGATCGAGATGCCCGAATACCGCAGCTCGGCCGGGAACTGCGCCGCGTAGAGGTTCGACTGCGGCGCGAACATCAGCGGGTAGTTGAGCGCGAGCGCCAGCACCATCGCCGCCGTGTAGGCCGCGAGCGATCCGCTGCCGATGGCCTGGAACAGCGGCAGCGCCATCAGCGCCAGCAGCACGCCGCCGGCCACGTAGAGCCGCCGCGCGCCGATACGGTCGGCCAGCCAGCCGAACAGCGGGATGGTCAGCACCATCAGCGACGAGCCCAGCACCAGCGCATGCAGCGCATCGCCGCGCGAGAAGCCGAGCCGCGTGACCGCGTAGGAGATGGAGAACACGAGGATGGTGTAGATCAGCGTGACCTCGGCCAGCTTGCCGCCGATGGTCAGCAGCAGCGGCCGCCAGTGCGCCACCACCACGTCGCGCGCGGGCAGCGCGGCGGTCCTGCGATGCGCCTTCACCGCCTCGAACTCGGGCGACTCGCCGAGCCGCGTGCGGATGAAGATGCCCAGCACGATCAGCAGCGCACTCGCGAGGAACGGCAGCCGCCAGCCCCACGACAGGAAGGCGTCCTCCGGCAGCCGCGTGACCAGCGCGAAGGCGCCCGAGGACAGCAGCACGCCGATCGGCGCGCCCATCTGCGGCATGCTGCCCACCAGCGAGCGCCAGCGCGGCGGCGCATGCTCGACCGCCATCAGCATCGCGCCGCCGAGCTCGCCGCCGAACGACAGTCCCTGGCCGATGCGCAGCAGCACCAGCAGCACCGCGGCCCAGAGGCCGATCGACTCGTAGGTCGGCAGCAGGCCGATCAGCACCGTGCAGATGCCCATCAGCAGCAGGCTCAGCGTCAGCATGGCCTTGCGGCCGAGCCGGTCGCCGTAGTGGCCGAACACGAGGCCGCCGATCGGTCGCGCCAGCATGCCGCTCGCGAAGGTCCCGAAGGCCGCGAGCGTGCCCGTGACCGGATCGAAGTTCGGAAAGAACAGCCGGTTGAAGACCAGCGCCGCCGCCGTCCCGTAGGCCAGGAAGTCGAAGCCCTCGATCGCGGTGCCGGCCATGGTGGCGGCGCCGACCTTCCAGACGCTGTGCGGCCGGACCGCAGCCACCGTGCCGGCGGCCGGCCTGGCGATGCTGCTCATGCGGCCTCCCCGAGCTGCCGCGCGAACATCGCGAAGCTGGCCTTCACGATGCTCGGCTGCAGCAGGAAGTCGTGCGATTCGCGCGCCAGCGCCGGATCGACCAGCTTGAGCCGTCCGTAGGCGCTCTGCGCGATCAGCTGGTTGCGCGCCGCGCGCTCGATCAGCACCGAGAGATACAGCGACTCCTCGATGCTCGAAGTGGCCGCGAGGAAGCCGTGGTTCGCCAGCAGCACGCAGCGCTTGGCGCCGAGCGCGGCCGAGATGATCTCGCCTTCCACGTCGGCGATCGGCAGGCCCGGCCACTCGCGCAGAAAGGCGCAGTCGTCGAAGAAGGGCGTGGCATCCATGTGCGCGACCTGCAGCGGCTCGCCGGTCATCGACAGCGCCGAGACGTAGGGCGGATGGGTGTGGATCACGCAGTTCACGTCGGGCCTGCGGCGGTAGACCCAGAGATGGAAGCGCACCGCCGGGTTGGGCACGCCGCGGCCCTCGAGCACGCGCAGCGTATCGTCGATGCGCATCACGGAATCGGGGCGGATCTCTGCGAACGAGTGCGCAAGCGGCGTGGTCAGGAAGCTGCCGTCGCCCTGGCGCACCGTGACCTGGCCGGCCAGCGTTTCGGAATGGCCCTCCTTCGCAAGAATGCGGCAGCTGAGCGCGAGCTTCTCGGCATCGCTCCACTGGCCGAAAGCGAGGCCGTCGAGCGCGATCGGCGCGTCGGCGGCCGGGGCATGGGTGGCGGGGGTGTTCACGCGGGGCTCCTTCTTCGGGTATGCAATGGCTGCCAATGTAGGAAGCAAGGCCACGCCCGCCATTGCGTTTGCGCGCACGCGCATTGACCCGGCGTGCCAACACGCGCGCGGCCGCCCCCGGGGGGCCGCTCATGGAAAGTCTTGATGCGCCGCGGACGCGCAGCGTCCAGACTGCGGGCGCCGGCCGCGCCTGGCACGGCGCATGCACGCGGCGCCGGCACCGTCCACCATGCACCAAGAAGCCACACCCCACCTGAGCCTCGCGCCGCACCTGCGCCCCTTCTACCCGGGCGACCTGCGCGGCTACTCGAGTGCCCTCGACGCGCTGGTCTACCCGGGCGAACTCAGCGTGCAGCACAGCCGCCCGCGCATGAGCCTGGAAGCGTGCAGGCTGGTGGGCGGCGGCATCGCGATCAGCTTCGATTCCACGCCGATGCAGGTGCACCATGCGGCGGGCCAGGCCGCGCACGACAGCGCCGGCGAGGTGCTCGCGATGATCGCGGTCGACGGCCAGGGCAGCATCGAGCAGGCCGGCCGCCGCCTCGCCTTCCGCAAGGGCGACATCGTCTTTCGCACCACGCGCCTGCCCTCCACCTGCACGCTGGACGCATCGGGCCGGCTGGTGCAGTTGCGGCTGCCGGCCGCGCGCTTCTTCGGCATCTATGCCGACCTGCACGAGCGCTTCCAGCCCGCGCTCGCGCCGGCCGATTCATCGCTCGCGGAATCCGCGCGCCACCAGCTCGACCGCCTGTTCGCGGTGCAGGCACAGCCGCATCCCGCGCTGGCCTATTTCTCGGAGCAGTCCTTCGTCTCGCTGCTCGCGGCCGTCTATTGCGAGTCGACGACCGGCAGCGCAGAGCCGCCCGAGCGCGACCGCTGGCAGCGGCTCGCGGCCTGCGTCGAGGCCCGGCTCTGCGACCCGGAGCTGTCGGTCGAGGCGATCGCGCGCGAGCTCTGCATCTCGAAGCGGCTGGTGCACCGCCTGTTCGCCGCACGGCAGACGCAGTACGGCGCCTACCTGCGCGAGCGCCGGCTCGTGCGCGCGCGCGACGAACTCGCCAACGCGCGGCTCGCGCAGCTCAGCGTGGGCGAGATCGCGTTCCGCAACGGCTTCGGCGACCCGAGCCATTTCAGCCGCGCCTTCCGCGACCGCTTCGGCATCACGCCCGGCGGCTTTCGCGCGTCGAACCGCTGCGCCTGATCGGGCCGGGGTCGTTCTCGGCTGCCTCAGCTGTAGCGCCGCTCGAGCGCATCCCACTCGGGCTTGCCGACGAGCCGCTGGCGCTCGGCGAAGGGCGCGACCAGTGCCGGGTCTTCCTCGAGCCGCCGGTTGTCGCGCAGCGAAGTCAGCGCCTTCTGCATGCCCGCCACCGCGCCCTGCAGCGCCGCGTTGGCATAAAGCACGAAGCCGTAGCCCATGCCGCCGAGTTCCTCGCCGCTGACGATCGGCGTCTTGCCGCCCACGACCATGTTCATGAGCTGCGGCCGGTCGAGCCGCTGTGGCAGCGCGCGGATCTGCTCGGCCGTGGTCACGGCCTCGACGAAGAGGATGTCGGCGCCGGCCTCGGCGAACTTCTGCGCGCGCTCGATCGCCGCCTCGAAGCCGTGCACCGCGCAGGCGTCGGTGCGCGCCATGATCAACAGGTCGGCGTCCTGCCGCGCATCGGCCGCCGCCTTGATCTTGTTCACCGCCTCCTCGGTGGCGATCACGTCCTTGCCCGCGAAATGGCCGCAGCGCTTGGGCGAGACCTGGTCCTCGAACTGGATGCAGTCGGCGCCGGCACGCTCCAGTGTGCGCACGGTGTGGCGCACGTTGAGCGCATTGCCGAAGCCGGTGTCGGCATCGACGATCAGCGGCAGCGCCACGGCGTCGCGGATGCGCGCGGTGTGGTCCGCGATCTCGGCCAGGCCCATGAAGCCCTGGTCGGGCATGCCGAACCACATGTTGGTCACGCCGGCGCCGGTGACGTAGATCGCCTCGAAGCCCAGGTCTTCGACCACCTTGGCGGAGAGCGCATTGAAGGCGCCCGGCACGAGCGTGCCGCGGCGGGCCTGCGCCAGGGCGCGGAGTCTTTGCTTGGTGTTCATGGTTCGGGGGCTCACTTTTCCTGCATGCGCGCG
It encodes the following:
- a CDS encoding aldolase, whose protein sequence is MNTPATHAPAADAPIALDGLAFGQWSDAEKLALSCRILAKEGHSETLAGQVTVRQGDGSFLTTPLAHSFAEIRPDSVMRIDDTLRVLEGRGVPNPAVRFHLWVYRRRPDVNCVIHTHPPYVSALSMTGEPLQVAHMDATPFFDDCAFLREWPGLPIADVEGEIISAALGAKRCVLLANHGFLAATSSIEESLYLSVLIERAARNQLIAQSAYGRLKLVDPALARESHDFLLQPSIVKASFAMFARQLGEAA
- a CDS encoding isocitrate lyase/PEP mutase family protein encodes the protein MNTKQRLRALAQARRGTLVPGAFNALSAKVVEDLGFEAIYVTGAGVTNMWFGMPDQGFMGLAEIADHTARIRDAVALPLIVDADTGFGNALNVRHTVRTLERAGADCIQFEDQVSPKRCGHFAGKDVIATEEAVNKIKAAADARQDADLLIMARTDACAVHGFEAAIERAQKFAEAGADILFVEAVTTAEQIRALPQRLDRPQLMNMVVGGKTPIVSGEELGGMGYGFVLYANAALQGAVAGMQKALTSLRDNRRLEEDPALVAPFAERQRLVGKPEWDALERRYS
- a CDS encoding AraC family transcriptional regulator, which encodes MHQEATPHLSLAPHLRPFYPGDLRGYSSALDALVYPGELSVQHSRPRMSLEACRLVGGGIAISFDSTPMQVHHAAGQAAHDSAGEVLAMIAVDGQGSIEQAGRRLAFRKGDIVFRTTRLPSTCTLDASGRLVQLRLPAARFFGIYADLHERFQPALAPADSSLAESARHQLDRLFAVQAQPHPALAYFSEQSFVSLLAAVYCESTTGSAEPPERDRWQRLAACVEARLCDPELSVEAIARELCISKRLVHRLFAARQTQYGAYLRERRLVRARDELANARLAQLSVGEIAFRNGFGDPSHFSRAFRDRFGITPGGFRASNRCA
- a CDS encoding MFS transporter; protein product: MSSIARPAAGTVAAVRPHSVWKVGAATMAGTAIEGFDFLAYGTAAALVFNRLFFPNFDPVTGTLAAFGTFASGMLARPIGGLVFGHYGDRLGRKAMLTLSLLLMGICTVLIGLLPTYESIGLWAAVLLVLLRIGQGLSFGGELGGAMLMAVEHAPPRWRSLVGSMPQMGAPIGVLLSSGAFALVTRLPEDAFLSWGWRLPFLASALLIVLGIFIRTRLGESPEFEAVKAHRRTAALPARDVVVAHWRPLLLTIGGKLAEVTLIYTILVFSISYAVTRLGFSRGDALHALVLGSSLMVLTIPLFGWLADRIGARRLYVAGGVLLALMALPLFQAIGSGSLAAYTAAMVLALALNYPLMFAPQSNLYAAQFPAELRYSGISIGIQMAAALGGGLAPLIAATLVTKYGSIVPVGAYVAVLGAVAALSAWWMRPAANE